The Mesoplodon densirostris isolate mMesDen1 chromosome 8, mMesDen1 primary haplotype, whole genome shotgun sequence genomic interval GCGAGTGACAGAACAAAGGGGACACCTATGTTCCTTGGCTGAACCTCGGAGCAGGCCCACCTCTTCAGGGGCCAGACGCCAAGCCCTGTGAGTGAGCGGCTCCTTCCTGCCGCTCCCACCACGCccacctgccccccgcccccgtccccgtCCCCAGGGACACCTGCCCAGCCTACGGGTTGGAGGAGGACCCGTCACCAAGCCGACACCCCGCCCCGCGCCCACCACCCGCCTTTCCCAAGCCAGAATCACAAGTCAAAGATGTGTATTGTTCTACAGACACTTCTGAAAAGAGATCTAATTGAGAAAATATACAAGGCATTTAAGAGTTTCATCTCCAGCGAGCACCGAAGTCTGACTGGAGGCGTCGGAGCCCTCCTCTTCAGGGCTCAGGGCTGAGAAGGTTAGCACATCGAATCATCAGTAAAAACATGCAAAAGTGAGAAGGAAACGGAGAATAACGCTGTGTTCCCCCAAAGCAGAGGGGGACGGAATTTCAGAACAAGGAGGCAGGGTGTACAAGTACCAGGtggctctccctcccctcccccggttTTCCTCCCAAACGCCCCAGAGCTGGAGAAAGCAGGGAGCCCCGCCCACTCGGCAGGACCCACAGCGCATCCCTGCTCGGTGCTCAGCCCGCAGGGCTGCCCGTGGACAGTTAGAGATCTCCCCACTTGTCCTGTCCCTTCTCTGGCTGTGGCCGCGGGGGACCCCGCTTGTGCTCCTGGGGGGCCAgggcccccagccctggctcctTCCTTCTTTGGTCCCACCCGGAGATTGTGCTTGAGggattcatcccaccccccaaacTCCAGGCTCCCACTGGTGGGCTGAAGGCACTGACAGGAGTCCTGGGGAGACCCCAGGACAGCCACCTTCCCTTGTGCTCTGGGCGGGTCCACCCCTGGGTACATTCCCTCCAGCCTCAGCTCAGGCCTGGGAGTCAGGACAGGGGTGGAAGTGTGCTGTGCACGGAAAAAGCCTCTCAGACCTTTCTCAGCTGTGCAGACGTTCCTGaaccccactccaccccctgcccccagcccgcccCTCGCCAGAGCCCCAGCATGCCTGGCCTTTCCCTCCAGTCCTCCCCCTTGGGCTGCCCGTGCAGCTGTGGGCCAGGCCCCCGGGGACCTGGCCTCAAGATGGTGGTCACAGAAACCATCTTGGGGCGCCCCCTCGATCCCCCAGACCCAGGAGGTCAGCAGAGGGTGAGGCCTTGAGAGGTCACAGCTCTGGTACAGGGAGGCGGACAGGGCTGGAGAGAAACGGGAAGACATGTCAGATCTATGGAAAGGCGTCCAAAGTACAAGCTAAGCGAGGGGAAGGGTCAGAGTGGCCCGAAGAGAAAATGCAagagggcaggggcggggcctggagggaggggcgGGACTTCACGCCACCCCGCAGATGAGCGTCTCCACCACGAAGGTGTTCTCGAAGTGGCGGATGGCGTTGCAGTTCTTGGCCCCTCGCTTGTTGATCCCTGGGAGAGAACAGAGAAATCCCAGTGAGGCCTGTGTCCTGGCCTAAAACTGGCTGGGCCACAAAGGCTACCAGCCTCAGAGCCTGAGCAGGGCCTCAGGACCCGGGCCGGGGAGGAGGCCCAGGAAATGAAGCCCAGATTCACCCAGAGGCAGCGCTAAAGCGGCATGAGCTCAAAAGCTGCCGTCAGACCTCCCAGTtctgccaccttcttgctgtgtgacctcaggggtgtttcttaacctctctgtgcctccgtttcctcatctttaaaagggGCGGCAAGAATAATGATGACgaggatgaggatgatgataaCTTACACTCTCCTAGGAGGACATAAAGAGTGtaaagcagtgcctggcacatagtaagtgctcattcGCTGTTATTACTGCTGCTATAATCTGAGCTCTCTGACAGCTGGTCTCCAGCTACGCGGCCAGGCACTGCCAGAGGGTGGCCATGGTTTGGAGCTCAGAGCAGGGGCCAAGGTGGGTGGAGTCAGCCACTCACGCCTCCGGGTGGCCCTGCGCCGCAGCCGGTAGGTGTCCTTCCCGCTGCACAGGTGGTAGATGAAGGAGCCCAGGGCCTCCTTGTCACTGACATGCTCCGTGACCACCATCTCCTCCTGGATGATGTACGTCTGCGGGAGGTAGGTCCCCCTCTGCAAAGGGAGTGGCCACAGCACTGGGTCAGTACCAGGGCTCGCCGCTCTCGGTCCCCGACTGCCCATTGCGCTCGCCTCCCTCCTTCTGCTAGCTTGAGCCGAGCCCCCCCAGCGCCTGCAGTGCCCATCCAACACGCCCACCCCCTCACCCACAGGCTGCATGGCTCGCCTTTCTGACCTGCCCAGGCACTTCCTGCACCTGCACTGCCGTGAGTCACGTGTGTGCGAGTCTGGTCTCCCACCCTAGGGGGAGCGCTCCTCGGGGGCAGGGCCCCCATCACCTCCCTGCGCTGCTGACACGGGGCGACGTGGCGCATGGCCATGAACACTAAGGAAGCTGGTCTTGGGGTTCTTCCCAAGTGAGGGAGGCAGAAGTGGGAGGCTTGGGGGGCAGAAAGAAGAGGTGTTGACTCGGAATGTGGGAGAAGGGAGCTGGAGGCGGGGGGACCAACCTGGGGTGCTGGGCCCAGCTGACAGTAACGCCCAGGCCCCCCATCCTTCCCTTGTCTCATGGAGGGGGGGCAAGGGAGAGACAAGATGCTgccggggccctgctcaccttCACGTTCACCAGAAGTTCCCAGAAGTTGCGAGGGGGCAGCACGATGGTGGTGTTGAGCTCGATGACATAGCACTTGTCCAGGGAGATGTCGTGATAGGCAGTGAGACcctgaacaggaagaggggaccGCGTCAGTCTCCGCAGGCGAGGGACTGGCCCCGGCGGGCTGTACGAGGCACGAACCCCACCGCGCCCATGACGCACCCAGATTCCTCAGCACCGGGGCGGggcccccttctccccctcctctcctagCCTGTGTTTGTAGAAGGTTCCACTCACTAGATGAAAACACTATTAAATGCTTCGGTTGTGACAAGGATTCTTCTTGGGGGTATACAGCCGAGGTTCGAATTTCAGGGCAACGCCCCCACTGTGCATCTCACCAAAGCTGGGAGGTCCCGCCACCCCTATGGACAGCCTGGACCCTCAGCGAGAGATGCCCCTCCCAACCCCGTGTGCTGCGTCTCGATAAGATGTCAACACGGAAACAGCTCAGTAAAAAGGAACACTGGCCTCACCCGCCCGTTACAGCCAGTGCCCGCAGCTGGCAGGTGGCCAAGGAGAAAATCAACCATGACTAGTTCACATTCAGTGATAACCGCATGACGTATATGATAAAAGCGGTCTCTTTAAATCTCTGATTGACCTAAACCGTAGATATCTACTCCATGGTTTATATTACACGGTATGTACTCCAAGTTTGTACAAGGGGCGTGGGCATTCTCCTTTCACACCTGTTCCTCCTCGTGGCGCCCCCCTCGCTGCCCCCGCCCCGGTCCCTGGTGGCCTCACCCGCTGGAAGTCGTGGATGATGTCTGCAGGGTCACCGCCCCCAAACTGGGGCACCGGCACGTTGATGCGTTCGTAGTTCTCCTCGAGGTAGATCTTTACGTCCTCCTCCAGCTCCATGCGCGTGTGGGCCTGGGAGGACAGGGAGTCCTCGTAGAGGACACCGCAGTGGAAGAAGTTGTCTCGGGCCAGCTGAGcaagggtgggggggtgggggagagagggagtgggggggtggggggagagagagagagagagagagagtgagtgagtcTGGTCACACAGCACCCTCCGTGAGACCACTGTTGCCTGCCCAACCACTCCCGGCTCCGAAggcctggggaggcagggaggatggGTCTCTgacacccatttcacagatggagaaactaagaAACATGGGGAGTCAGGGAGGGTGAGCCGGGTCTGCCAGTTCCTAGGAGgatgacctctctgggcctcagtttccccatctgtaaaacaaggtGACCCCTCAGGCCCCTTCTGGCCTCTGAGTCTATGAGTCTATGGCTGTGAAATGGGGCGGACCAGCAGGGGGACAGACACCTGAGAAAGAGCCTGGGGTCGGAGGGGTGTCCTCAGGGGCAAACAGGGGGACTCTGGATTGGACAGGCTGCGCCCTGCAGGGTGCCACCCTCCGCCACCACCAGGGGGTGCTCGCCCACCCTTCTTGCTCCCTTTGCGAGGCCCTGCTGACCTTGGAGGGAGGAGATAGGAGCTGAGAGGCGGCCTTGTTATCAGATTCTGGTGGCACCGTGTCCAACCTCAAGCAAGGACCCACCACCTTCCCTGGATCCTGTGCTTCCTGAGAAACCTACACAAACACGGTGTCCCCTATCTGAGGGGCACGCCTAATCACTCCATCAGTAAGGGAAGGGAGGCAGCCTGGCGTGACTGAGGCTACGTGAGTGACCGGTGGACCCCGCGGGCCCCTCCTACTTCTCCAGGGCCTCCTCCAGGTCCGGCCCACGATGGGCAGACACCCCTTTCTCTGTTCTAGTGTAAGCTGTCCCGGGAGGATGAATCATCACACAGGAATCATACTGTCCCAGGGCGTAGACCCAGAGGCTGCTCTGAGGTTCCCCTACTCCCTGGGaattggggtggggtgaggaaccCCAAGAGGGCATGAGGGGGGGCTGGGATCAGAGGGGAGGGCCAGGGCAGGGCCACAGCCGCAACAGGAAAAGGCCCCAGAAAGTGAGAACCGGGAACAGGTGGGGAGGCAGGCCACGGACGGAGGGGAGCTGAGGTTTCAAGGGTAAGGTCACATGGACTGCAATCTCCTTAGTCATCTCCACCGTAGAAAAACTGGATGACAACAAAGTCAAAGCCCAGTGCTTGAGGCTGGGAAGAGGTCACTTGGGTCATAAATGACTGGCAATTCTCTTCGTTATGTTTATGGTTATTCTATTAAGCAACCTTTCATCTAACTACCTTCAGTTCTGAGAGCTTGGTGGCCTTgcctccctccccaggcctgggCTGATCGCAAGGTTGCTGTGACCACGACCCGTTCTTTGGCCCAGCTTCGTGCCCAGATTGGTTGTGTGAGCAGATAACCAGGGTGTGATCGTAGGTGGAGGTGACTGTCTATAAGCCACCCTCCACCCTTCACGGTTTATAGCGCAAATGTCCACGCGTGGAATGTAAGTCCTTAGAGCAAGACCCATGGGCACAGGGGCCGGGCTCTGAAGGGATCGCAGAGTTCCAATTTCTGCTGCACCCGAGTTTCTGGTGCTAATACCCTGGGGTGATGCTGTGGGGAGGGGCTGCGGGCCTCACAGGCCAGATTCCAATCCCGGCTCCCCCATCACCGACTGTGCTCCTGGGAGAGCTCCCTGTCAGCCTCAGATGCATCCAAAGAGATAGGTAAGGACACTCCTCCGGAGCCCGCGGCAGTCAGAGGACGGGGACCCGTCCTGTCTCCTGGACCAAGACCAGGGAGAAGGCAGGGCTTCTGGGCTTGCCCGGGCGCCCCTCCCACCTAGGGGGCGTGTCCAGGGCTTCCAGCTGCCCTTTCCTCAGTCCCGAGCACTTGGCTCTCCGCCGTTCACAGCGTCGGCTCCTGCCGGCTCCCACACCCACCGCAAACACTCGCCCTGCCCTGCCTTCTCTAAAACGCCACTCTTTCTCCAAGACCCCGCCTCACCTGAGCGAGGAAGAAGTATCTGTAGATGTAGACAGAGGCGAACACGAGGCCCATGAGCAGCACGACCAGGCCCATCGACAGGTAGCACAAGCCGCCCACAGAGCTCCCCTTCTTGTAGCGGTGGTAGGGGGGCCGCTCCTCCTGTGGACGGCAGTGCACGGTCAGCCCCGTGGTGGTCCCGCACCCCTGGGAATCCCCGCCACCCCTTTCCGGAAGTGAGACCTCACCCTGCTGGCTGGGAAGGAGCCTTGGAGCAAAGGGAGGGGAGGACGACGCTCAGGACACACAGAGCATCGTctctggaaggaaaggaaagcctTACCAGGACCCCCCAGCTGTTCCCATCTAAAGAGAAGCGGAGCCCCACCTTGGACCCACGGGGACTAAGCAAGCATGGTTTGAATCACCCACGCCATTAATCCCCTTGATTATACTGGTTGTGACCACAGTAGATTCTTTCAAACATAGACAGGCGGGAAGCACAGACATGGCCTTGGTGACTGAGCCAGGCCTAGGAACCTGTAGGAACTGGAGTGACTGGGCGGGCTGCGAGCCGCTGCTCTGGGCAGTGGGGACCAAGGAAGGCTTTGGACGTAGGAAGTGACAAGATCCACGTGAAAGCTGGAGTGCCCAGAGGGACCGGAATGGGGACAACGGGCGTGGGGAGTCTGCTGGGCTCTTCCAAGGAAGCTGCGGCAGAAAACGGTCGCTGACCAGTGGGGACAGGGCTCTGGGAGGCCCGCAGGGTCTGGGCGCGGAAGCTCACGCCCTCCGGCCACCCTGGGCAGAGGCCAGCCTGCCCGGGCGGCGATGGCATCACACGGGCG includes:
- the ITM2C gene encoding integral membrane protein 2C isoform X1 — encoded protein: MVKISFQPAVAGIKGDKADKASASASASAPAPAPAAEILLTPAREERPPYHRYKKGSSVGGLCYLSMGLVVLLMGLVFASVYIYRYFFLAQLARDNFFHCGVLYEDSLSSQAHTRMELEEDVKIYLEENYERINVPVPQFGGGDPADIIHDFQRGLTAYHDISLDKCYVIELNTTIVLPPRNFWELLVNVKRGTYLPQTYIIQEEMVVTEHVSDKEALGSFIYHLCSGKDTYRLRRRATRRRINKRGAKNCNAIRHFENTFVVETLICGVA
- the ITM2C gene encoding integral membrane protein 2C isoform X2 gives rise to the protein MVKISFQPAVAGIKGDKADKASASASASAPAPAPAAEILLTPAREERPPYHRYKKGSSVGGLCYLSMGLVVLLMGLVFASVYIYRYFFLAQLARDNFFHCGVLYEDSLSSQAHTRMELEEDVKIYLEENYERINVPVPQFGGGDPADIIHDFQRGLTAYHDISLDKCYVIELNTTIVLPPRNFWELLVNVKGSTSEGPRTATPSATSRTPSWWRRSSAGWREVPPLPPGPAPALLHFLFGPL